The genomic region GTTCTTTCGGGCAATCAGAGCGGTCTCGTCCGCGTACTCAATCAAATCCGCGAGCAAAAAGAATCGGCCGCGGCATAACGCTTAAGGGAGATTTCACGTATCATGGCAGTTGCCGAACTCATCGATCAAATCGACAAACTCACCGTTCTCGAGCTCGCGGATCTCGTCAAGCAGCTCGAAGAGAAGTACGGCGTCTCCGCAGCCGCGCCGGTTGCGATGATGGCCGCCGCTCCGGGCGCGGGTGCTGCCGCACCGGCCGCCGAGAAGACCGAATTCGACGTCATTCTCGCCGAAGCCGGACCGGAAAAGATCAAGGTCATCAAGGCCGTTCGCGAACTCACGAGCCTCGGTTTGACCGAAGCGAAAGCGTTCGTCGAGAGCGCGCCCAAGCCGGTTAAGGAAGGCGTCACCAAAGACGAAGCCGAGCAGGTCAAGAAGAAGCTCGAGGAAGCCGGCGCCAAAGTCGAGATCAAGTAATCTCGGTGCAACAATCGAACGCAGCTGCGCCCGTATGGGCGCAGCTGCTTCCTTTAGCGGTCATCGTCGTGATTCTCGTGATCCGCTCGATTCGTCCAGCGAGGATCAGCGTCACGCGCATGTGGATCACGCCGCTCGTCTTTTGCGCGCTGGGCGGCTTTGCGGTCTATGCGACCCAACGGCTCGAGCCCGCGCCCGTCTGGGAAATCGCCGCCGGGTTGATCGTCGGCCTGATCGCCGGCGTGCCGTTCGGCATTCTGCGCGGCACGCACACCGACGTACGGCCGGCCGATCGTCCGGGCGTCATGTATTTGGGATCGTCGTGGATGACGATT from Candidatus Baltobacteraceae bacterium harbors:
- the rplL gene encoding 50S ribosomal protein L7/L12, translating into MAVAELIDQIDKLTVLELADLVKQLEEKYGVSAAAPVAMMAAAPGAGAAAPAAEKTEFDVILAEAGPEKIKVIKAVRELTSLGLTEAKAFVESAPKPVKEGVTKDEAEQVKKKLEEAGAKVEIK